In Acidobacteriota bacterium, the DNA window TCGAACTCTCCGCTCCGGCGGCGCAAGGTGGTCATCGCCACGTGCGTTTCAGTCAGCGCGACCGCCGTGCGCGGCCAAGCAGGCGCAGTCAAGGCTTTCCAAAGACTGGAGAAAATTGGGATATTTGCCATAACTTGAAAAGGTTGAGGGATGAAGGTTGAGGGATGAAGGATAAAAGCGGAAGGCTGTCTGTCTTCCCTTCTTCATTCCTTATCCCTCATCTCTTTGGTTCAGTATTCGCTATAGGGTTTGCCGTTGCTGTCGGTGCCTTCAGCGCCGCTTTTGACGTTGCGGATGCCCGCCGGGGCGTCCGGCGAGAGCTTTTCACTTTCCATTTCGATCTGCCAGGTTTCGCTGGATTTGGTGATGGCGTCTTCGGGCAGCGCGCGCAGATAACCGGCGCTGACGAGGTCTTGCAAACTGGGCGGGGCTTTTTCTTTATCCACCGTGTATTTGTCAATCGCTTCGCGCATCACCCACAGGTCATGGATCAAGCGGGTTTCACGCGCGCGTTGAATGTTTTTCAGATACGTCGGAATCGCCACGGTCGCCAGAATCGCCAGGATGGTCATCACGATCAGCAATTCCAAAAAGGTAAAGCCGCGTTGGCTACGTAAGCGGGGTTGCCGGACGCGCGCGTTTCCAGGCAGCAAATTGTTCAGCTTTAGCTTCATTACCACTCTTTGTATTTCGTCCCGTTTAACGCCGTCTCCTGGCTTTTGCTGAAAACGTCATAAACGTGTTCGCCATCCCAGGAATCTTCTTCGGGCTTTTGAAAAGAGGAGCGCATGCCCCAGCAGTCTTCTCCCTTGCACTTCCTCATCGGATCGCGCGGGATCTCACGCAAAAAATACATCTTCTCGCCATTGATCGCGCCGGGCACAGGCAAGCCTTTGGTCAGGCATTCCAGTTTCATCGGCCAGGCATTGTGTTTTTGCAAATCAATGCAATCCGACTCCAGCGCAAACAACGCGGGATTCTGACTGCCGTTCCGGTAGTACCGCTGGAAGTGATCAATGGCGTGGCGCAATTTCTGCAAATTCGCGTGCAATTCCTCTTCGCGCTGCCGTTTGATGCTGTGCTGCAACATCGGCACAGCCATGCCCACCAGCACCGAAAGTATGGCCAGAGTGATAATCAACTCCAACAGCGTGAAGCCCTGTTGCTCCCCTGTTGCCGTTGAGCGCCGTCCCGTTTGCCAGCGCACCAGCCGTTGTATTGACAAGCCTGCCTTCATCCGCAAATTTACCAGTCCTTATAACTCGACCCGTTCAAGGCCTTGCCGTCGCTTTTTGAGAAAACGTCAAAGATGTCCTCTTCGGCGCCCGCCTCGCCGCTGGAAGAAGACGTGCCCCACTCAAAGTTATTGGTCATGGGGTCGCGCGGCAACCGGCGTAGGAACCGATGAATTAAATCTTTGTTCCGGGCGTCCGCCACGCCGTCCACCAGACATTTCAGCGTTTTGGGATAGCAATAGGGCGGCGGGCTGTAGCACTCGGTTTCGAGCTGGGTAAACTGCGGGCAAGTCCGGTGAAAAGTATCTATCGCCATGCGGATTTCCCGCAGATTTTGGTGCAATTCCGTTTCGCGCCGGCGCTGAATCTGATTGCGCGCCACCGGAATGGCGGCTCCCGCAACCAAAGCGAGCACCGCCAGGGTCACGATGAGTTCCAAAAGAGTAAACCCACGTTGCCCCTGGGCTGTCCGGGCCTGCCGCAGGCGGGGCATAAAGCGCGCGCCCCACCCACAGCCCAAACATAGCGCAGTGATTGTTTGCTTCAGCTTCGTTTTCATGGCCTGCCCAGAACGCTTAGCGGATGATCGTCAGCCGCGCCGGTGTCGCCGTAATTACCGCCAGCGCGTTGTTGGTCAGCTTGATCTGGGATTCGCCGCATTCGAGCGTGACTTCCGCCGGCCCCTCGGCCAGCGCGGTAAATTCGATGACCAGCAAACGGCCCGAGGCTTTCCCGGCTTTGCCATTGGCCGTGCCCGCGTTGATGACCAGCAGGCCATTTTCGACGGTGTGCGTAAGGTCGGCTTGTTTGCCGAGCATGTCGCCATCGCGCACGGACTTGACCTGCAATTTGGCCGGATCGAAGCGCAAGGCCAGATTGGCACTGGTCAGCACCGATTGCGCATCCACTTGCAGCGTGACGGCCACCGTCTTGTTCAACTGCACGCGGGACTGGGCGGCATTCAAACTGAGCGCGAGCGTGCCCGCCTTTGGCGCTTCGATACGCAGCGGCGTGGGCGCGCCCGGCTGCTCAAAGGAACCGTTGGCCGCCGGAGCGGGTTTCACTACGGCGCGCGGCACTGCCGGTTGCGCACCGCCTTGCGGCCCAACTTCCATCGCAGGTGGGGTGGCAGCTTTGGAAACTGGTTGCTTGCTCGCCTTTTTGGCCTCTTCCTGTTCCTTGAGCATTTTCAGCCGTTGCTCCTGGATCCATTTCTCGACGTTCGCGGGACGCACCGCCCCGACGACCTGCGCCGGTTTGATCTCCGGTTGCGGATTTTCGGTGATGTCCGTCGGCTTGTCGCCTTCGACGCGGGGTTGGCCGGGCACGACGCCGACCGGGCCATTCGGGCCGACCTCGGCCCCCGGCTGGATCATTCCGTTCGGATTGGCCGTCGGATTGGCCGTCGGATTGGCCGTCGGATTGGCCGCGCCACCGGGCAAGGTTGGATTGACGCCGCCCGGTAAGGTCGGATTCGCCGCGCCGCCCGGCAAGGTCGGATTCACGCCGGAATTGTTGAAGAGCGCCGGATCAGGAATCACCGGATTCGGCTCGACCGGCAGCGGCGGCGTCACATCGGCCTGTTGCGTCGGCGGCGTATTGTAATTCTGACTTGAACTGTTCGGATCGCCTTGAATGACGATGCTCTTACGCGGCGGTTTGGCTTCGCCGTTGCTATTGCCGACCGGCTGGAAGGTGTTCGCCGTCCCCGAAGGCCCGGCGGGCAGTCCATTGTCGGGCATGGGATTGCTGGCATTGCGCACTGTCGGGGCCGCATTCGGAGTCGTCCCTGGCGCGATTTGCGCGGGCGTTTGCGCGACGGTGTTGGCGGTCGGATCAACCGGCAGGCCGCGCTCTTGCGCGATCAGCCGCCGCTCCTGCTCTTCTTCCTGCTGCACGCGGAAGAGCACGTCTTCAATGCTTTGCGAGAGGCCCGAACCGCCCCCGCCCGCATTGGCCAGCGAACCCGCCAGCCGCGCCAGATTGTCTTCCTTGGTGATTTCGGTGGAACGCACGATGTGCGGCGTCACCGTGATGATGATGTCGGTCTGGCGCGTGTCCTGGTTCGGCGTCGTGAACAGGCGTCCCACGATTGGGAGCATGCCCAACACCGGAACGCTGGCGCGCGAATCGCCTTTGGAATCCTGCGTCACGCTCGCCACAATCGAAGTCACACCGTCTTGGATACGCGCCGTCGTGCTCAGCGAACGTTGCGTGAAATTCGGCGTCAGGGGGTCGGCGCCCGCCTGCACGTCCGACGTTTCGATCTTCATCTTCAATTCGACATAGCCTTCGTTGGTGATCTTCGGCGTCGCCTCAATCACCAAACCTACGTCTTTGTATTGAATGTTGTTGAACAAGCCGCCGCCGTAGCCGCTGGAGCCAAAGCCATTCAACGCGCCGGCCAGCGTCGGGTTGGCCACGCCATTCTGTCCGGTGCCATTATTGCCATAACCGCCATTGCCATAGTTCTGGCCCAAGCTAACCGGCACGCTGCGACCCACCTTGGTATTGTTTTGCTGATTGTCCAGCGCGTGAATTTGAATCTTGTTGAGCAAACGTGAATGACCTTTGGATTGCAGCAGGCTGAGCGTGGTCGCCGGCAACCCGATCAAGCCGCCCACGCCGCCGAAGGGGTTGAAGGTGGTGCCCGCCAGGGCCACCGCGCCGCGCGCGATACCACCCAGATTGGCGAGGGAGGAAGTCTCACCGGCATTGTAGTACTTGGTTTCGCCCGTGGTTTTGTCCACGTAAGAGCCTTGCACCGTCAGCCCTTTGTCAGAGGCAAGCTGGTTGCCGATTTGCAGCTTGGTGTCGTTGGAGACCTCGTAAATCTCTACGTCAATCACGACTTCGCTGACGTTCTTGTCCACGCTCTCAAGGATGTCCTGCACCAATTGCAATTCGCTGGGCGTGCCTTTCAGAATGATCATCTTCTGATCTTCGATGGTGCCGACCGGGCGGCCCGGAATGAGCGAATTTAAGACGTTGCGCGCATCGGCGATTTTGAGATTGCCCAGATAGAAGGTCTTCACAGCCGCCTTCTCAAACTTCTGCTTGGTCTGGGTATTGTCGGCATAGACCAAAATCGTTTTGCGATCCACCTGTTCAAAGGTCATCTTGTTTTGCATCAGGATCAGATCGAAGGCCTTGGCCATGGTCACGCCCCGTAACTCCACCTGAATTTTGCCCTGCACGCGCACCGATTCATCAAACAGCACGTTGAGGTCGAGGCTGCGCGCGAGGTTCTTGACGCAATCCTTGAACTCGATGTCTTTGAAAATAATGTCCTGCACCAAATCCTTGCTGCGCGGCTTGCTGGCGACGGTGACCTCATTGCTAATCGGCTTGATGTTGCCGGTTTTCGGATTGTATTGGTATCCCGACAGGCCCAGCGCCTGATCCCGCTGGATTTCCAGCATGCTGCGCATCTTCAGGCTCGCCATTTCATTGCCCGGATCGTAACCGAGCGCCAGACGATAGGCATTGTAAGCGCTGGCGTAATCGCCTTGTTTGGCCAGTTCATCAGCGCGTTTGGAGAACATCAGCGAGGCATTTTGCAGTGAACGCGCATAATGCAGCTTGTATTCGGCATTCTGCGGCTCGGCGGCCACGGCCAAGGCGAATTGTTGCGCAGCGAGATCCCATTGCTGCAACTCTTCGTGTTTGAGGCCCTCTTTGTAACTCTTTTTGCCCGACTTGCCATCGGCCAAGGCCGTCACCGCCGTCACCGGCAACACCAGGCAGCACGTGAGTAGCACTGCCAAAAACTTATGGACTGTGGAATTAGTTTTCATAACTGACCTTCTTCTTCCGTGACTTGTTCTATGTGTGTGTAACCCGTTGAGACGGGCTTGCCCATCGCCATATCCGTTGCCGGGCCTGTCTTGCTCATGCAAAGCAAAAGTGATCGGGGTGCTTTATTGTGAGAGGGGATGAGTCGGGTGCAAAAGCCGGGCGTAATTTAGCCTCAACCACCGCCCGACTGCAACCTTTTGCTGGTCTGCTCAGAAACCTCTTGGGCCAGGTTTCTGCCAGGCCAACTACTTCATCTCCTCGACAAACGTCACACGATTGATTTCGTGCAGCGTCGTTTGCCCTTCAAAAACCAAACGCAAAGCCGATTGGCGTAACGTGCCGAGACCTTCCGACTCCGCCACGCGGCGCACTTCGGAGCCGGGTTTGCGCGCGATAATGAGTTCGCGAATGTTGTCCGACATATCCAGCAATTCGTGGATCGCCGTGCGGCCACGATAGCCGGTGTGGTTGCAAATCTCGCAACCGACGCTCTTATAAAAAACCTGTTCCTGATATTTCGCCGACCGCAGGCCCGCTTCGACAAATTCGGCTTCGGTCGGCGTATAACGTTGCTTGCAACGCGTGCAAAGCACGCGCACCAGCCGTTGCGCTAGTACGCAATTGAGCGCCGAAACGAAGTTGTACGGCTCCACGCCCATGTTGATGAAGCGCCCGATCACGTCAATCACGTTGTTGGCGTGCACAGTGGTGAAGACCAGGTGGCCGGTCAACGCCGAGTTGATGGCGATCTGCGCGGTTTCATTGTCGCGGATTTCGCCTACCATGATCTTGTCGGGGTCGTGGCGCAGAATCGAACGCAGCCCGCGCGCAAAGGTCAGCCCCTTCTTCTCATTCACCGCGATCTGGGCGACGCCGCGCAATTGGTATTCGACCGGGTCTTCGATGGTGATGATCTTGTCTTCGTCGTTGCGAATCTCGTTGAGTGCGGCATAGAGTGTCGTCGTCTTACCCGAACCGGTCGGCCCCGTCACCAGCACCATTCCATAAGGTTCGAGAATGAAGCGGCGGAACTTGGCCAGCAGCTTCGGATCGAAGCCGACGACTTCCAGCTTCAGGTCTTTGAACTCTTCGTTGATCTGCTCTTTGTCGAGAATACGAATCACGACGTCTTCGCCGTGCACGGTCGGGATGATCGAAACGCGGAAGTCCACTTTGCGGCCCTTGATGCGCATACGAAAGCGGCCATCTTGGGGCACGCGGCGTTCGGCAATATCGAGTTCCGACATGACCTTGATACGCGAAACGATGGTCAGGTGGTGGCGCAGATCAATCGGCTCGCCCGCTTCGTAAAGCGCACCGTCAATGCGGTAGCGCACGACCATGTCGTTGTCGCGCGTTTCCATGTGAATGTCGGAGGCGCGCTTTTCGAGCGCCGTGAAGACCAGTGTGTCAACCAGTTTGATGATCGGCGAAATCTCAGCGTCATTCGATAAGCGGTCGAGATCGAGCACCTCTTCGCCGTGCTCAGTTTCTTTGATGAGCGAAGCGCGGAAACCTTCGGTCGCCTCATTCAAGACGCGCTGCGAGGCGTCACCCTTGCGCAACACGCCTTCGATGGCGCTCCAGGTGGTGACTTCGACCTTGATCGCCGAATGCAACTGGGCTTTCAACTCATCCAGCAGGTTCAGGTCGGAAGGATCGGCCATTGCAATCACCAGATGGCCGTTCTCGCGCCGCAGCGGCACGAATTTGCTGCGCAACATCAAATCCACGGGCAAGGATTGCACCAATGCATAATCCACCGGCGTCGTGTCGAGATTGACGTAGTCCAAGCGGTAACGTTGCGCCAAGCGTTCGGCCTGGACTTTTTCGTTGACCAGCAAAGCTGCGGAATTGATTTGTTCGGTTGCTGCTGCCATTCGTTTCTCAATTGTTTCGTGAGCGCCGCGCGGTTCCAATTTCCAGTCTCAAATTTGAAATTGGAGCTTGCTGCTACTGCCCGGCGGCATTCACCATCTGCAACATCGGCATGTAAATCGCCAGTAGGATTGTCACCACCACACCCGCCATGCCGAACAAAATCGCCGGTTCGATAAAGGTCGTCAGTTGGCCCAACTTGACTTCGGTTTCAGCGTCGTAAAAACCCGCCACTTCATCCAGCATCTCGCGTAACGAGCCGGAGCGTTCGCCGACACCGATCATATCCACTGCCAGTTTCGGCACCCAACCGGCTTCGTCCAGGCTTTCCGTGAACGGTTTGCCCTCACGAATCTTGCCGAGCGCGGGTTCGGTGGATTTGCGCAACTCGTAATTGGTGACCGATGAGAGCGCAATTTGGAAGGATTCAACCAGCGTAATACCACCCTGCAACAAGGTCGCCAGACTGCGCGACATCTGCGCCGTCGTCATCTGCTTAATCAACTCGCCAACCAGCGGGATTTTCAGCACCCAGCGATCCAGGGTACGCCGCCCGTTTTCCGTCTTGCGCCATGAGAAGAGCAGGAACACCGTGATTGCCAGCGCAGGCGCCAGCCAAAAGATGTTCTCTTGCATCAAGGTCGAGATCCCGACCACAAAAACCGTAATCGGCGGCAGCTTGCTGCCCAGGTTGTCGAAGATGGAGGTAAAGCGCGGAATGACGAACGTCGTCAGCACCGTCACCAAAACGCCCGCCGCACACAGCAAAATCAACGGGTACGTCAGCGCGCCGCGAATCTTGCGCCGCAGCGCGACAATAGATTTGGTGTATTCAACGTAGCGGCGCAACACATCGTCCAAATTGCCGGAGCGCTCGCCCGCCAGAATCGAGGCCGTATAAATCTGCGGGAAGGTGTCCCCCTGCGCGGCAAAAGCTTCAGACAATGCAATACCGTTTTTGATGCGCCCTTCGACATCGGCCAACACCAGCCGCAATTTCGGATTGGGCGAATGCTGGCGCAACATTTGGATGGATTGTAGGACGGGCAGTCCAGCGTGCAACAACGCGGCCAATTGCTGATTGAAGAGCAAAAAGTCGTCGAGCTTGATCTTGATATTGCGCGTGCTCGCACCGCCCACGCGCACACCATTAACCATGCCCGAAGTTGCCACCGAAAAAATGCGGTAACCTTCGGCTTGCAGGCGCTGGCGCAATTCCTTTTCCGTCAGTCCTTCGACGGTGCGCGTCACAATTTCGCCTGCCGGTGTACCCAGTTTGCAAATAAATTCTGCCATCGTGCTTTCTATTCTGCGGCTCTGGTAGCTGTCCCAACTCTTGCGGAAATGAGCATTGCTCTTTCAAGCAAGCTCAACGAATATCACAACAGGGCAGTCACGGGTAGGTTCGGGGAGCAGGGCTGATGCAATTCGGGGGGCAGTCCGGGAAGACCTGAGGTCGCTGTTTGTCTCGTGTCAGTAATTCAGTCTCTCAATTTGCTTCAGCTTTGTTCTTCGTTTGCTTGATCGGCATCAATACACACTTTGCCCAAACCCAGGAGACGTCCGGTCTTTCACGCCCTGACGTATAGAAGGTTTCAGAAAGTTTCTGAAAAACTTTCGACCCAACTTTTAGAGCCTTGTCGTAATGGCGACGTTTGAGCAAAGCGGCTGAACAATCAGCCCAAACAACAGGGGAAAAACATCGCAGCCACCTTCACGGCGGCGGCGTGTTTTGGTTCCGAAATTCTTCAGTGGCATAGAGAAATCGCGGCAAGCGCCACGGCCAGTTCGTGAAAGCAGAATGGGGTGAGGAGCGTACACGAACCAGCCGTAGCGTGCTGGCACCAAAATCATATTGAATGGTTAGAACCTGCTGCCATAGCGTTGATGATGGAAGCAGGCGACACAACTCGCACATGGGCTTAATGAATAGCCTGGCGATTGAACCGCAAACCTTGATCCAGTGAAATCAACTAATGTTTTCAGTCCGCGTCAGCAACACCACACAGTTGTATTAACCCTAGCGCAACTATGCCTAGCGCAACTATGCAGGCTCTTTCGGAATGCAAATCAGGAAAGTGCTTGGCAGCGAAGGTTCCGCTTTCGACGTCTCGTTTATTGAAAGCCCGATGAGGTTCGCCACTAACACGCGGCGCATTCTATTGGCTGCCCGCGCTGACAGTCAACCGCGCTGCACTAAACGTCAGGAACGCGGGATAAAACCCCGGTGAGGGCCGCCATACAACCGCTAGAAAAAAATCCGCGGCTCGTGGTAAGCTGTTGCCGCATTCCATAAAGGCAACAGTCACGCTGATGGATTGGTCCTTCCGCTACTGTTGCCGCGCTAACTTTAAGAGCACGCAATATTCGGCGCTGCCCGGAAGCAACAACAACCAGGGATGCTCCCGAAGCGTGCGCTCAAGCAAGAACCGCTCGCTACTATTTCCGGTATTGTTCACAAAGGAAGCAAACGTCAAGTGAGTCCGGCTAACCATGAGATAACTCGATACCCAGAGTCTGAGGTCGCGCTGTCGTTTACGCTTGAGACCGGCAGTGCGGCAGCCCATTCAC includes these proteins:
- a CDS encoding type II secretion system protein — encoded protein: MKLKLNNLLPGNARVRQPRLRSQRGFTFLELLIVMTILAILATVAIPTYLKNIQRARETRLIHDLWVMREAIDKYTVDKEKAPPSLQDLVSAGYLRALPEDAITKSSETWQIEMESEKLSPDAPAGIRNVKSGAEGTDSNGKPYSEY
- a CDS encoding prepilin-type N-terminal cleavage/methylation domain-containing protein — its product is MSIQRLVRWQTGRRSTATGEQQGFTLLELIITLAILSVLVGMAVPMLQHSIKRQREEELHANLQKLRHAIDHFQRYYRNGSQNPALFALESDCIDLQKHNAWPMKLECLTKGLPVPGAINGEKMYFLREIPRDPMRKCKGEDCWGMRSSFQKPEEDSWDGEHVYDVFSKSQETALNGTKYKEW
- a CDS encoding general secretion pathway protein GspG, which translates into the protein MELIVTLAVLALVAGAAIPVARNQIQRRRETELHQNLREIRMAIDTFHRTCPQFTQLETECYSPPPYCYPKTLKCLVDGVADARNKDLIHRFLRRLPRDPMTNNFEWGTSSSSGEAGAEEDIFDVFSKSDGKALNGSSYKDW
- a CDS encoding type II/IV secretion system protein: MAAATEQINSAALLVNEKVQAERLAQRYRLDYVNLDTTPVDYALVQSLPVDLMLRSKFVPLRRENGHLVIAMADPSDLNLLDELKAQLHSAIKVEVTTWSAIEGVLRKGDASQRVLNEATEGFRASLIKETEHGEEVLDLDRLSNDAEISPIIKLVDTLVFTALEKRASDIHMETRDNDMVVRYRIDGALYEAGEPIDLRHHLTIVSRIKVMSELDIAERRVPQDGRFRMRIKGRKVDFRVSIIPTVHGEDVVIRILDKEQINEEFKDLKLEVVGFDPKLLAKFRRFILEPYGMVLVTGPTGSGKTTTLYAALNEIRNDEDKIITIEDPVEYQLRGVAQIAVNEKKGLTFARGLRSILRHDPDKIMVGEIRDNETAQIAINSALTGHLVFTTVHANNVIDVIGRFINMGVEPYNFVSALNCVLAQRLVRVLCTRCKQRYTPTEAEFVEAGLRSAKYQEQVFYKSVGCEICNHTGYRGRTAIHELLDMSDNIRELIIARKPGSEVRRVAESEGLGTLRQSALRLVFEGQTTLHEINRVTFVEEMK
- a CDS encoding type II secretion system F family protein; this translates as MAEFICKLGTPAGEIVTRTVEGLTEKELRQRLQAEGYRIFSVATSGMVNGVRVGGASTRNIKIKLDDFLLFNQQLAALLHAGLPVLQSIQMLRQHSPNPKLRLVLADVEGRIKNGIALSEAFAAQGDTFPQIYTASILAGERSGNLDDVLRRYVEYTKSIVALRRKIRGALTYPLILLCAAGVLVTVLTTFVIPRFTSIFDNLGSKLPPITVFVVGISTLMQENIFWLAPALAITVFLLFSWRKTENGRRTLDRWVLKIPLVGELIKQMTTAQMSRSLATLLQGGITLVESFQIALSSVTNYELRKSTEPALGKIREGKPFTESLDEAGWVPKLAVDMIGVGERSGSLREMLDEVAGFYDAETEVKLGQLTTFIEPAILFGMAGVVVTILLAIYMPMLQMVNAAGQ